A genomic segment from Halomonas sp. GD1P12 encodes:
- a CDS encoding NTP transferase domain-containing protein yields MQRDKIMALMMAAGYSRRFGAADKRDAVLGDGRSLLIASLANARGTFSSLRVVVREEDTPIGIEECALIRVKSARHGLGASIGEAFGALLEDPSVSDIQAAAVLLGDMPYIQRGTFTALMDMSAPNIIVSPSLNERSGHPVLFGRDFWPALARLAGGEGARAVLQANAAHHRVLPVDDAGIAMDIDCPADLSRS; encoded by the coding sequence GTGCAGCGAGACAAGATCATGGCGCTGATGATGGCGGCGGGTTACTCGCGCCGCTTTGGCGCGGCGGACAAACGCGACGCGGTGCTCGGTGACGGCCGCTCGCTGCTGATCGCAAGCCTGGCCAACGCTCGGGGCACGTTTTCAAGCCTTAGAGTCGTGGTGCGCGAAGAAGATACACCCATCGGCATCGAGGAGTGCGCGCTGATTCGCGTGAAAAGCGCCCGTCACGGCCTGGGGGCGAGTATCGGCGAGGCGTTCGGGGCGCTGCTCGAGGATCCTTCCGTGTCGGACATCCAGGCCGCTGCCGTGCTGCTCGGCGATATGCCCTATATCCAGCGCGGCACCTTTACCGCGCTGATGGACATGAGTGCGCCGAATATCATCGTCTCCCCCAGCCTCAACGAGAGATCGGGCCACCCGGTACTGTTCGGTCGCGACTTCTGGCCGGCGCTGGCCCGGCTTGCCGGCGGCGAGGGCGCGAGAGCCGTGCTACAGGCCAACGCGGCGCATCATCGGGTATTGCCGGTCGATGATGCCGGCATTGCAATGGACATCGACTGCCCGGCGGATTTGTCTCGCTCATGA
- a CDS encoding MFS transporter yields the protein MSPALTLGTCGFGLIAVCYGFARFAFGLFLPQIDAELSLSTSLSGFISGGSFLGYCVAIVASAYLTERLGPRLVAIGAALVAGIGMLGIVMATSAWWLALAVLLAGSSTGLASPPMAAAVDKIVAPKRQSLTNTVINAGTGAGVVLSGSMALLMEDWRLAFAGFAATALLLSVAVAFSVPGGKHKAGAKAGKVSLNALLIRLIMASFLMGAASTAVWSFGGQLLALRLDWGHTGSGLLWIAIGGAGMAGAFAGALITRFGINPVHRIFLAALALGVLMVGMVNTTPAMALIGGLLFGMAYIMLTGVYLVWGINALPERPATGLMVGFLTIAVGQTAGAPVFGMMMDQLGATPAVVAFAGLTLTAAWARG from the coding sequence GTGAGCCCCGCACTGACGCTCGGCACATGCGGCTTTGGCCTGATTGCGGTGTGCTACGGCTTTGCGCGCTTTGCTTTCGGGCTTTTTCTTCCGCAAATCGATGCCGAGCTTTCCCTTTCCACGAGCCTCAGCGGATTCATTTCCGGCGGCTCCTTTCTTGGCTACTGTGTCGCCATCGTCGCGTCTGCCTACTTGACCGAGCGGCTGGGGCCTCGGCTTGTGGCTATCGGTGCAGCGCTGGTGGCAGGGATTGGCATGCTAGGAATTGTCATGGCGACGTCGGCCTGGTGGTTAGCCCTGGCGGTGCTGCTGGCGGGCTCGAGTACCGGGCTTGCCTCGCCGCCCATGGCCGCGGCGGTGGACAAAATCGTGGCGCCCAAACGCCAAAGCCTGACCAATACCGTGATCAACGCCGGCACCGGGGCGGGTGTGGTCCTGTCAGGCTCGATGGCACTTTTGATGGAGGATTGGCGTCTGGCCTTCGCGGGATTTGCCGCGACGGCGCTTCTGCTCTCGGTGGCGGTCGCGTTCAGCGTACCAGGTGGCAAGCACAAGGCCGGTGCAAAGGCGGGGAAGGTGTCGCTCAATGCGCTGCTAATCCGCTTAATCATGGCATCGTTTTTGATGGGAGCCGCCAGTACCGCGGTGTGGTCGTTCGGCGGTCAGCTCCTGGCGCTACGTCTTGATTGGGGCCATACCGGCAGCGGACTCTTGTGGATCGCGATCGGCGGTGCGGGAATGGCAGGCGCCTTTGCGGGGGCGCTGATCACCCGATTCGGGATCAACCCGGTACACCGGATCTTCCTGGCGGCGCTTGCGCTGGGAGTGCTCATGGTGGGAATGGTCAACACGACGCCGGCGATGGCGCTCATCGGCGGGCTGCTCTTCGGCATGGCTTATATCATGCTGACCGGCGTCTATCTGGTATGGGGCATTAACGCGCTGCCCGAGCGCCCGGCCACTGGGCTGATGGTCGGTTTTCTGACCATTGCAGTCGGGCAAACGGCGGGCGCGCCGGTGTTTGGGATGATGATGGATCAACTGGGCGCCACCCCCGCCGTTGTAGCATTTGCAGGTCTTACGCTGACCGCGGCCTGGGCGCGGGGCTAA
- a CDS encoding sugar ABC transporter ATP-binding protein, producing MAEPLLRLEGIGKSFGPVTVLDDINLDIAQGEVLGILGENGAGKSTLLKIISGIYTPSVGRIHMGGNAFDALDPISARRLGVAMIPQEFNLVATLKVYENVFLGQELRRGGFLDHTRMRAQTRALLDSLEVHLDPNQTIERLSVAQKQMVEVARVLVNDARVVILDEPTTVLTSHETAVLFRVVKALVDKGVTVLFISHKLREVKALCDRLLILRDGRQVEHCAVASMNEEDMARKMVGRELAQIFPDKPAGDVPHQAPALAVRGLCVEGVLHDIDFEVHRGEILGLAGLVGAGRTEIAETIMGLRRKSAGELLIDGEPVTLKSPRDAHARGLAYLSEDRQGKGLQLSFNVMQNVTDLSLARYVRGLIRHGQERKRAEEYQARLSIKAAHLAAPVGLLSGGNQQKVYFAKLLDIEPDILLLDEPTRGIDISAKQQIYRLIRELTAQGKAVVVISSELEEIIGLADRALVIRQGRVAATLEGDDINEERIMLYAAGAWEADTERRADNALSQGVRP from the coding sequence ATGGCTGAGCCGCTTTTGCGCCTTGAGGGAATCGGTAAGTCTTTCGGGCCCGTGACGGTGCTCGACGATATCAACCTCGACATTGCCCAGGGCGAAGTGCTGGGTATTCTGGGCGAGAACGGGGCCGGCAAGTCGACGCTACTGAAGATCATCAGCGGCATTTACACGCCAAGCGTGGGGCGTATTCACATGGGCGGAAACGCGTTCGACGCGCTGGATCCCATCAGTGCCCGACGCCTGGGCGTGGCGATGATTCCCCAGGAGTTCAATCTGGTGGCCACGCTCAAGGTGTACGAGAACGTGTTTCTGGGTCAGGAGCTTCGCCGCGGCGGTTTTCTGGACCACACCCGTATGCGCGCGCAAACGCGCGCGCTGCTCGACTCGCTCGAAGTACACCTGGACCCGAACCAGACCATCGAGCGCCTGAGCGTAGCGCAAAAGCAGATGGTCGAGGTGGCCCGGGTGCTCGTCAACGACGCGCGGGTGGTGATCCTTGACGAGCCCACCACAGTGCTCACGAGCCACGAAACCGCGGTGCTGTTTCGCGTGGTGAAGGCGCTGGTCGACAAGGGTGTGACGGTGCTGTTCATCTCCCACAAGCTGCGCGAAGTAAAGGCCCTTTGCGACCGCCTCTTGATTCTGCGCGATGGCCGCCAGGTCGAGCACTGCGCCGTGGCGTCCATGAACGAAGAGGATATGGCGCGCAAGATGGTGGGCCGCGAGCTGGCGCAAATCTTTCCCGACAAGCCGGCCGGCGACGTGCCCCACCAGGCGCCGGCGCTGGCCGTGCGCGGGCTCTGTGTGGAGGGTGTACTGCACGATATCGATTTCGAGGTGCACCGGGGCGAAATACTGGGCCTCGCCGGACTGGTCGGCGCCGGGCGCACCGAAATCGCCGAGACGATCATGGGGCTTCGTCGTAAAAGCGCAGGCGAGCTTCTCATCGATGGCGAGCCGGTCACGCTCAAATCCCCCCGCGACGCCCACGCCCGCGGGCTTGCCTATCTTTCCGAGGATCGCCAGGGCAAGGGCCTGCAGCTCTCCTTTAACGTGATGCAAAACGTGACCGACCTGAGCCTGGCGCGCTACGTACGCGGGTTGATTCGCCACGGCCAGGAGCGCAAGCGCGCCGAGGAGTATCAGGCACGGCTGTCGATCAAGGCGGCTCACTTGGCCGCCCCGGTAGGGCTTTTGAGCGGCGGCAACCAGCAGAAGGTGTATTTTGCCAAGCTGCTCGATATCGAGCCGGATATTTTACTGCTCGACGAGCCCACTCGCGGTATCGATATCAGTGCCAAACAGCAGATCTATCGCCTGATTCGCGAGCTCACCGCCCAGGGCAAGGCGGTGGTCGTGATCTCCTCCGAGCTCGAGGAGATCATTGGACTGGCCGACCGGGCGCTGGTGATTCGCCAGGGACGTGTGGCGGCCACGCTGGAAGGCGACGACATCAACGAGGAGCGCATCATGCTCTACGCCGCCGGCGCCTGGGAGGCGGACACCGAGCGCCGGGCAGATAACGCATTATCACAAGGAGTGCGCCCATGA
- a CDS encoding Gfo/Idh/MocA family protein yields MPGRLRVAMMGGGPGAFIGAVHRSALRLDNRFELLAGVFSSNHERNRQSARELYIEPARCYADVAALIAGEAAREDGIEALIIVTPNHLHFDAAMAGLEAGLHVICEKPMTMTATEAVALKKAASQSAGHFLLTHTYAGYPMIQHARELVARGELGALRHVQVEYVQEWLSEAQGEENRQASWRTDPAKAGAAGCLGDIGVHAFQLAQFVSSQKVADVSASLTTAVAGRALDDSVQALLRFESGISGMLWASQCAPGFENELSIRVVGEKASLAWAQESPNELWLKPLNAPGQRLTRRDDAVSEQVARSVRLPGGHPEGYIESFANLYQRFADGIQAGAPPEWLPGIEDGVDGMRFIEATIASSQKDGVWTALGGGESDG; encoded by the coding sequence ATGCCAGGACGCCTGCGCGTGGCCATGATGGGCGGTGGCCCGGGTGCGTTCATCGGCGCGGTGCACCGCTCGGCGCTGCGTCTGGACAATCGTTTCGAACTGCTCGCCGGCGTGTTTTCGTCGAACCATGAGCGCAACCGGCAAAGCGCCCGAGAACTTTATATCGAGCCGGCGCGCTGTTACGCCGACGTGGCCGCGCTGATTGCGGGTGAGGCGGCCAGAGAGGATGGGATCGAGGCGCTCATCATCGTGACGCCCAATCATCTGCACTTCGACGCTGCGATGGCGGGCCTCGAGGCGGGGCTTCACGTGATATGTGAAAAGCCCATGACCATGACCGCCACCGAGGCTGTGGCGTTGAAAAAGGCGGCCTCGCAAAGCGCGGGGCACTTTCTGCTGACCCACACCTATGCGGGCTATCCGATGATACAGCACGCCCGCGAGCTGGTGGCGCGCGGCGAACTGGGCGCGCTGCGTCACGTGCAGGTGGAGTACGTGCAGGAGTGGCTGAGCGAGGCCCAGGGGGAGGAGAACCGCCAGGCGAGCTGGCGAACGGACCCGGCAAAGGCCGGCGCGGCCGGGTGTCTGGGCGATATCGGCGTTCACGCCTTTCAGCTGGCGCAGTTCGTCAGCAGCCAGAAGGTAGCGGATGTAAGCGCCTCGCTCACCACCGCCGTGGCCGGGCGCGCGCTCGACGACAGCGTGCAGGCGCTGCTGCGCTTTGAGTCCGGCATCAGCGGCATGCTCTGGGCCAGCCAGTGCGCCCCGGGTTTCGAGAACGAGCTGAGCATTCGGGTCGTGGGCGAGAAGGCGAGCCTTGCCTGGGCCCAGGAGAGTCCCAACGAACTCTGGCTCAAGCCACTCAATGCCCCAGGCCAACGCCTGACCCGCCGCGATGATGCGGTAAGCGAGCAGGTGGCGCGCAGCGTTCGCCTTCCTGGCGGCCATCCGGAGGGCTATATCGAAAGCTTCGCCAATCTCTACCAGCGCTTCGCCGACGGCATACAGGCAGGCGCCCCGCCGGAGTGGCTTCCGGGTATCGAGGACGGCGTCGACGGTATGCGCTTCATCGAGGCGACGATCGCCTCCAGTCAAAAGGATGGCGTGTGGACTGCGCTTGGCGGGGGTGAGAGCGATGGCTGA
- a CDS encoding thiazole synthase, with protein MTTHHDTPFTVAGRTFGSRLLVGTGKYKDMAETGQAVAESGAEIVTFAVRRTNLGQNADAPNLLDVIPPSRYTLLPNTAGCYTAKDAVRTCRLARELLDGHNLVKLEVLGDDTTLYPNVVETLAAARTLIDDGFDVMVYTSDDPIVARELEAIGCCAIMPLGSLIGSGHGIQNPYNVRLIVEQSSVPVLVDAGIGTASEAAIAMELGCDGVLLNSAIAHAREPLRMARAMKLAVEAGRDAFLAGRMARRGAAEASTPFAGRING; from the coding sequence ATGACTACACACCACGATACGCCGTTTACCGTCGCCGGGCGCACGTTTGGCTCGCGCCTTCTGGTCGGTACCGGCAAGTACAAGGACATGGCGGAAACCGGCCAAGCCGTCGCCGAAAGCGGCGCCGAGATCGTCACCTTCGCCGTACGCCGTACCAACCTGGGTCAAAACGCCGATGCGCCGAACCTGTTGGACGTGATTCCGCCCAGCCGCTATACGCTTTTGCCCAACACTGCCGGCTGTTACACGGCGAAAGACGCGGTACGCACCTGCCGCCTCGCTCGCGAGCTGCTCGACGGCCACAACCTGGTCAAGCTTGAAGTGCTTGGTGACGACACCACGCTCTACCCCAACGTGGTGGAAACGCTCGCCGCTGCCAGAACGCTGATCGACGACGGCTTCGACGTCATGGTTTACACCAGCGATGACCCGATCGTTGCCCGCGAGCTCGAGGCGATCGGCTGCTGCGCGATCATGCCGCTGGGGTCCTTGATCGGCTCCGGCCACGGCATCCAGAACCCTTACAACGTTCGCCTGATCGTCGAGCAGTCGAGCGTGCCGGTGCTGGTGGACGCCGGCATCGGTACCGCCTCGGAAGCGGCGATCGCCATGGAGCTTGGCTGCGACGGCGTGCTGCTCAACTCCGCCATCGCCCACGCCCGCGAGCCGCTGCGCATGGCCCGCGCCATGAAGCTTGCCGTCGAGGCCGGCCGCGACGCCTTTTTGGCCGGTCGCATGGCACGCCGAGGCGCCGCCGAGGCGTCCACGCCCTTTGCCGGGCGTATCAACGGCTGA
- the thiS gene encoding sulfur carrier protein ThiS, with protein MSTPNAPIELRLNGEPYAINQGQTAADLIAQLGLTGRRIAVEINEQIVPKSQLDATALNEGDQIEVVHAIGGG; from the coding sequence ATGTCTACCCCTAATGCACCCATAGAGCTTAGGCTCAACGGCGAACCTTACGCCATTAATCAAGGGCAGACGGCGGCGGATCTGATCGCTCAGCTGGGCTTGACCGGGCGGCGCATCGCCGTCGAGATCAACGAGCAGATCGTACCCAAAAGCCAGCTCGACGCCACCGCGCTCAACGAAGGCGATCAGATCGAAGTCGTCCACGCCATCGGCGGCGGCTAG
- a CDS encoding ABC transporter permease, with protein MNPLPQRTTPLAQRFRRLPWNAAILAPLVALIVLFVVSSFASEYFLNTRNLSNVLRQVSYTGIIAIGMTFVIIAGGIDLSVGSMVALVGVAVLYVLNTITDPLQAVILAMLAAVVGGALLGLFNGLLVTRGRIAAFVVTLATMSIFRSLALYFTDAAEVTTRNPLFSEVGGGFVLGIPIPVWTFFLLAMVSHVLLFHTAFGRHVCAVGANAQVARYSGIRVERMVLSTFLIAGVCVGLSAIMLTSRLNSVSPSDAGYFYELDAIAAVVIGGTALSGGRGTVWGTVIGALILGIINNMLNLTGVSPYLQGLVKGAVILLAVLLQYKRAP; from the coding sequence ATGAATCCGCTACCCCAACGCACCACGCCGCTGGCCCAGCGGTTTCGGCGCCTCCCCTGGAACGCCGCGATTCTGGCGCCTTTGGTGGCGCTGATCGTTCTGTTCGTGGTCTCGTCCTTTGCCAGCGAGTACTTTCTCAATACGCGCAACCTCTCCAACGTGCTGCGCCAGGTCTCTTATACCGGGATCATCGCCATCGGCATGACCTTCGTCATCATTGCCGGCGGTATCGACCTTTCCGTGGGCTCGATGGTGGCGCTGGTCGGGGTGGCGGTACTTTATGTGCTCAATACCATCACCGACCCGCTACAGGCGGTGATTCTCGCCATGCTCGCCGCAGTGGTGGGTGGCGCGCTATTGGGGCTGTTCAACGGGCTTCTGGTGACGCGCGGGCGCATCGCCGCCTTCGTGGTGACGCTGGCCACCATGTCGATCTTTCGCTCGCTGGCGCTTTACTTCACCGACGCCGCTGAGGTCACCACGCGCAACCCGCTGTTCTCGGAGGTGGGCGGCGGCTTCGTACTCGGGATACCGATTCCGGTATGGACGTTTTTCCTGCTGGCAATGGTCTCGCACGTGCTGCTGTTTCATACCGCGTTTGGTCGCCACGTGTGCGCTGTAGGCGCCAACGCGCAGGTTGCGCGCTACTCGGGCATTCGCGTCGAGCGGATGGTGCTCTCGACGTTTTTGATCGCTGGGGTGTGCGTCGGGCTCTCTGCCATCATGCTGACCTCGCGGCTCAATTCGGTGAGCCCGAGCGACGCGGGCTATTTTTACGAGCTCGATGCGATCGCCGCGGTGGTGATCGGCGGCACTGCGCTTTCCGGCGGGCGGGGCACCGTGTGGGGCACAGTGATCGGTGCTTTGATTCTCGGCATCATCAACAACATGCTGAATCTCACCGGCGTTTCGCCCTACCTTCAGGGGTTGGTGAAAGGCGCGGTGATCCTGCTGGCGGTGCTTCTACAGTACAAGCGCGCGCCCTAG
- a CDS encoding sugar phosphate isomerase/epimerase family protein: MKTIKGPALFLAQYVSDEPPFNTLDGIAGWAASMGFKAVQVPSWDTRLIDLAKAAGDLGYCNEIKATLARHGLHISELSCHLQGQLVAVHPVYDTLFDGFAPKALHGDPDARQAWAIEQLKLAARASANLGLDAVGTFSGALLWPFLYPWPQRPPGLVEEGFDELARRWRPILDVFDTEGVDLCFEIHPGEDLHDGATFERFLEAVDHHPRCHILFDPSHLLLQQLDYLAFLDRYHARIRMFHVKDAEFNATASQGVYGGYTSWVERAGRFRSLGDGQVDFKGIFTRLAQYDFEGWAVIEWECALKHPEQGALEGARFVAEHIILVTDRAFDDFADAKTDQGANRALLGLGAVQADNACARHE, from the coding sequence ATGAAAACGATCAAGGGCCCCGCCCTCTTTTTGGCGCAGTACGTCAGCGACGAGCCGCCCTTCAATACGCTGGACGGTATCGCGGGCTGGGCGGCCTCCATGGGATTCAAGGCGGTGCAGGTTCCGAGTTGGGACACGCGGCTGATCGATCTTGCAAAAGCCGCCGGCGATCTCGGCTACTGTAACGAGATCAAGGCGACGCTAGCGCGTCACGGTCTGCACATCAGCGAGCTCTCCTGTCATCTGCAGGGCCAGCTGGTGGCGGTACATCCGGTGTACGACACGCTGTTTGACGGCTTCGCGCCTAAAGCGCTGCACGGTGACCCGGACGCTCGCCAGGCCTGGGCGATAGAGCAGCTCAAGCTGGCCGCTCGCGCCAGCGCCAATCTTGGGCTCGACGCCGTCGGCACGTTTTCCGGCGCGCTCCTGTGGCCGTTTCTTTACCCTTGGCCGCAGCGCCCGCCGGGACTGGTCGAAGAGGGGTTTGATGAACTCGCCCGGCGCTGGCGTCCGATTCTCGATGTTTTCGATACCGAAGGGGTGGATCTTTGCTTCGAGATTCATCCGGGCGAAGATCTGCACGACGGCGCCACCTTCGAGCGCTTTCTCGAGGCCGTCGATCATCATCCGCGCTGCCATATTCTTTTTGATCCTTCCCACCTTTTGCTTCAGCAGCTCGACTACCTCGCCTTTCTGGATCGCTACCACGCGCGCATTCGCATGTTTCACGTCAAGGATGCCGAGTTTAATGCGACGGCAAGCCAGGGTGTGTACGGCGGCTACACCTCCTGGGTCGAGCGCGCCGGGCGTTTTCGCTCGCTGGGTGACGGCCAGGTCGACTTCAAGGGCATTTTCACGAGGCTCGCCCAGTACGATTTCGAGGGCTGGGCGGTGATCGAGTGGGAGTGCGCGCTCAAGCATCCGGAGCAGGGGGCGCTGGAAGGGGCGCGGTTTGTGGCCGAACACATCATTCTCGTCACCGATCGGGCATTCGACGACTTCGCCGATGCCAAAACCGATCAAGGCGCCAACCGCGCGCTGCTCGGCCTCGGCGCCGTCCAGGCCGATAACGCTTGCGCCCGCCATGAGTGA
- a CDS encoding LacI family DNA-binding transcriptional regulator — MSTIKEVASVAGCSTATVSRALATPEKVSEATRARVARAIAQVGYTPNGAARSLRRRESKTIVTLLPDISNPFFSEIINGIEEVAHQAGYQILIGDCERDPGRAEAYFDLLPANQADGVLLLTADVPRTLVESACRQARFPLVMACEFFSDIDLPTVTVDNYRAACQAIDYLISLGHRYIATISGPANNPICLERERGYRDTLTAHDLLNTARTQAGDFGVHSGYAQGLELLTPSRHRPTAIFCHSDEMAIGVLKAARQLGLAIPKDLSIVGFDNIRLSEYCDPELTTISQPRPDIGQKAMQLLLGLIRDEPVERQQVLETRLIVRQSTARPGGI; from the coding sequence ATGAGTACGATCAAGGAAGTCGCAAGTGTGGCCGGCTGCTCCACCGCTACGGTGTCGCGAGCGCTGGCCACCCCGGAAAAGGTCAGCGAGGCGACGCGCGCCCGTGTTGCCCGCGCGATCGCTCAGGTGGGCTATACGCCCAACGGCGCCGCGCGCAGCCTGCGCCGCCGGGAGTCCAAAACCATCGTCACGCTGCTGCCGGATATCTCGAACCCCTTTTTCTCCGAGATCATCAACGGCATCGAAGAGGTCGCCCATCAGGCCGGGTATCAGATTCTGATCGGCGACTGCGAGCGCGACCCTGGCCGCGCCGAGGCCTACTTCGATCTGCTCCCCGCCAACCAGGCCGACGGCGTGCTGTTGCTCACCGCTGACGTGCCTCGAACACTGGTGGAAAGTGCCTGCCGCCAGGCGCGCTTTCCGCTGGTCATGGCCTGCGAATTTTTCAGCGATATCGATCTGCCCACCGTCACGGTGGATAACTACCGGGCCGCCTGTCAGGCGATCGACTACCTGATTTCGCTGGGCCATCGCTACATCGCGACGATCAGCGGGCCCGCTAACAATCCGATCTGCCTCGAGCGCGAACGTGGCTACCGCGATACGCTAACCGCCCACGACCTATTGAACACGGCGCGCACCCAGGCCGGAGATTTTGGCGTCCACTCGGGCTATGCCCAGGGCCTTGAACTGCTGACCCCGTCCAGGCACCGGCCCACGGCGATTTTCTGCCACAGCGATGAAATGGCCATCGGCGTGCTCAAGGCGGCGCGCCAACTCGGTCTTGCGATACCGAAAGATCTGTCGATTGTCGGCTTCGACAACATTCGTCTGAGCGAGTACTGCGACCCGGAGCTCACTACCATCAGCCAGCCGCGCCCCGACATCGGGCAAAAGGCGATGCAGCTGCTGCTTGGGCTCATTCGTGATGAGCCGGTCGAGCGCCAACAGGTGCTGGAGACCCGCCTGATCGTGCGCCAAAGTACCGCCCGGCCTGGGGGTATTTGA
- a CDS encoding DUF423 domain-containing protein translates to MQQADKAWWCWVAVSGALMVALGAYAAHGLAARASSDMVSAVETGVRYQAWHTLAMLAVLVWRAQRPRAGQRLVLTLWLLGTLGFCGSLYAMALFGLNVGVVTPIGGVALIGGWLALLLVVAIARD, encoded by the coding sequence GTGCAGCAAGCCGATAAAGCATGGTGGTGTTGGGTCGCAGTCTCCGGTGCGCTGATGGTGGCGCTCGGCGCTTACGCCGCCCACGGGCTGGCCGCGCGGGCCAGCAGCGACATGGTCAGCGCCGTGGAAACCGGCGTGCGCTACCAAGCCTGGCATACGCTGGCGATGCTGGCGGTGCTGGTGTGGCGCGCCCAGCGCCCGCGTGCGGGCCAGCGGCTGGTGCTCACGCTCTGGCTGCTGGGCACGCTCGGTTTTTGCGGCTCACTCTACGCCATGGCGCTTTTCGGCCTGAATGTGGGGGTCGTCACGCCCATTGGTGGAGTGGCGCTGATCGGCGGGTGGCTGGCACTTTTGCTGGTGGTGGCGATCGCGCGGGATTAG
- the trmB gene encoding tRNA (guanosine(46)-N7)-methyltransferase TrmB — MTENNATPSDNAGTTGPESQDAPLHRRGIKSYVIRAGRMTPAQTRGLEDVWPRLGLALEDGPQDLYALFGRKAPCVVEIGFGMGNSLIEQAKTHPDTDFIGIEVHAPGVGKLLDEADKLGLTNLRVYREDALRVLEECLPAGSINTVQLFFPDPWPKKKHHKRRIVQPAFVELIRTRLEPNGFFHMATDWEAYAEWMAEVMEAAPGYANTADTDTAPFVPRPNFRPLTKFEARGEKLGHGVWDLIYQKTP; from the coding sequence ATGACCGAGAACAACGCCACCCCGTCCGATAACGCTGGCACCACCGGGCCCGAAAGTCAGGACGCGCCGCTTCACCGCCGCGGCATTAAAAGCTACGTGATTCGCGCCGGGCGCATGACGCCGGCCCAGACCCGCGGCCTCGAAGACGTCTGGCCGCGCCTTGGCCTCGCGCTGGAAGACGGCCCGCAGGATCTATATGCGCTGTTCGGCAGGAAAGCCCCCTGCGTGGTCGAGATCGGTTTTGGCATGGGTAACTCTCTGATCGAACAGGCCAAAACCCACCCGGACACCGATTTTATCGGTATCGAGGTGCACGCGCCGGGGGTGGGCAAGCTGCTCGATGAAGCCGACAAGCTGGGGCTCACCAACCTGCGCGTCTACCGCGAAGATGCTTTGCGCGTGCTGGAAGAGTGCCTGCCGGCGGGGTCGATCAATACCGTGCAGCTCTTCTTCCCCGACCCCTGGCCGAAGAAGAAGCATCACAAGCGGCGCATCGTTCAACCCGCGTTTGTGGAGCTAATCCGCACCCGGCTGGAGCCGAACGGCTTTTTCCACATGGCAACGGACTGGGAAGCCTACGCCGAGTGGATGGCCGAGGTGATGGAAGCCGCGCCCGGCTATGCCAATACCGCCGACACCGATACCGCGCCTTTCGTGCCACGCCCCAATTTCCGCCCGCTGACCAAGTTCGAAGCGCGCGGCGAGAAGCTCGGCCACGGCGTGTGGGATCTGATTTACCAAAAAACGCCTTGA
- a CDS encoding substrate-binding domain-containing protein — MKLTRVLQKTALATALMGTALSASAQEYHIGVTVPAAEHGWTAGLSWWAQQATEELAEKHPDVSFTVLSANSGTAQVANVEDLMIRNLDALVILPYNPATLQAVISEAYEEGIYTVVVDRELETPAQNVFIAGDNPGLGEQAARYIAEELGGEGNLLVLEGPPIPINSQRVDAFNQVMENYPGINILASQNTDWNAQQALSVTEDLLGSNPEVDAIWAGDDDVLVAALQAIEENSRDDIQLVVGGGGSQRVIEMIRDDHPMVKGTVTYPPSMIASAIALAVHGVKGERLGDMYHGVPSRMILAADLITADNVEEYLEPDAAY; from the coding sequence ATGAAACTGACACGCGTACTACAAAAGACAGCGCTGGCAACGGCTTTGATGGGAACCGCACTCAGCGCCAGCGCTCAGGAGTACCACATCGGGGTGACCGTGCCCGCCGCCGAGCATGGCTGGACCGCCGGGCTTTCGTGGTGGGCCCAACAGGCCACCGAAGAGCTTGCCGAAAAGCATCCGGACGTGAGCTTCACCGTGCTGTCCGCCAACTCCGGTACGGCCCAGGTCGCCAACGTCGAGGATTTGATGATCCGCAACCTGGATGCGCTGGTGATCCTGCCCTACAACCCGGCCACGCTGCAGGCGGTGATTAGTGAGGCGTACGAGGAGGGGATCTACACGGTGGTAGTCGACCGTGAGCTTGAAACGCCGGCGCAGAACGTCTTTATCGCCGGTGACAACCCGGGCCTTGGTGAGCAGGCCGCGCGCTATATTGCCGAAGAGCTTGGCGGCGAGGGCAATCTTTTGGTGCTCGAAGGCCCGCCGATTCCCATCAATAGCCAGCGCGTCGATGCCTTCAACCAGGTCATGGAGAACTACCCGGGCATCAATATTCTGGCCTCACAAAATACCGACTGGAACGCTCAGCAGGCGCTCAGCGTGACCGAGGATCTCTTGGGCAGCAACCCGGAGGTCGATGCCATCTGGGCCGGTGACGACGATGTACTGGTCGCCGCGCTTCAAGCCATCGAAGAGAACAGCCGCGACGATATCCAGCTCGTGGTAGGCGGCGGCGGCTCGCAGCGAGTGATCGAGATGATTCGCGACGACCATCCAATGGTCAAGGGCACCGTGACCTACCCGCCGAGCATGATTGCCTCGGCGATCGCGCTGGCCGTGCACGGCGTGAAGGGTGAGCGTTTGGGCGATATGTACCATGGCGTGCCGTCGCGCATGATTCTCGCCGCGGACTTGATCACCGCCGACAACGTCGAGGAGTATCTTGAACCCGACGCCGCCTATTGA